The following are from one region of the Paenibacillus sp. KS-LC4 genome:
- a CDS encoding LysR family transcriptional regulator has translation MDNRNIQYFMAVFELLHFTKAAERLGISQPTLSQQIRILEAELGTPLFDRIGKKVVATEAGKLLWHYGGKMLQAERDAKNAIKEQLSGEGGNVRLAVLPSDLDFQLVPLFVAFKAKYPQIQLQVFSTIHVHEEVLNHKVDIGISLRGPADKRLVQVPLGSEPYHLFVHAASELAHRKEISLQELEQHALVMYPKGFLGRDLVDEVCSKEGFELATVMETSSAHSLLQLVSAGVGATIQPKGLLRQFPERLDIVAIPFTGPTPFRHMELMYCTDRFISRSHQQLTDGLIDFFRWEK, from the coding sequence ATGGACAATAGAAATATACAATACTTTATGGCTGTATTTGAGCTGCTTCATTTTACGAAGGCTGCCGAAAGGCTTGGCATCTCACAGCCTACTTTAAGCCAGCAAATTCGCATCCTTGAAGCCGAGCTTGGTACGCCGCTTTTTGACCGCATCGGTAAAAAGGTAGTAGCAACGGAAGCAGGCAAGCTCCTCTGGCATTATGGAGGCAAGATGCTGCAAGCAGAACGTGATGCCAAAAATGCGATAAAGGAGCAGCTATCTGGAGAAGGCGGCAACGTCCGTCTAGCCGTACTGCCCTCGGATTTGGATTTTCAGCTCGTCCCGCTGTTCGTTGCATTTAAGGCGAAATATCCGCAAATCCAGCTGCAGGTTTTCTCCACTATACATGTTCATGAAGAGGTGCTTAACCATAAAGTCGATATCGGCATTAGCTTGCGGGGCCCTGCGGATAAAAGATTAGTCCAAGTCCCGCTTGGCTCGGAGCCCTATCATCTCTTCGTTCATGCAGCAAGCGAGCTTGCTCACCGGAAGGAAATTTCGCTGCAAGAGCTGGAGCAGCATGCTTTAGTGATGTATCCGAAAGGCTTTCTCGGACGTGATTTAGTGGATGAGGTTTGCAGCAAGGAGGGATTCGAATTAGCTACCGTTATGGAAACCAGTTCAGCCCATTCCTTGCTGCAATTAGTTTCTGCTGGGGTAGGCGCTACTATACAGCCGAAAGGCTTGCTTCGTCAATTCCCCGAACGGCTGGACATTGTAGCTATACCCTTTACAGGGCCTACGCCTTTCCGCCATATGGAGCTGATGTACTGTACAGATCGCTTCATTAGCCGCTCGCATCAACAATTAACGGATGGGCTGATTGATTTTTTTCGCTGGGAAAAATAG